The region TGCATCGAGGCTTTGGTCCGCCACCACCAGGAACGGTGGACGAAAGGCCCATGGGCCGGGTCCATCAGGCCCACCACCGCGTCATCCAGGGGGCAGGGGAAGTGCATGCGCTCGATATGGGACGGGCGGCTGTCGGCGGCGAAGCCCGGCACGCTCGGCACCGGGGTGGTGGCGGCCTGGGCCGCTTCGCCGATGAAAATCCACACCAGCCCATGCTGTTCGGCGATCGGGTAGCGCCGGACCTTGATCCGGTCGACCTTGATCGCCTGGTCGGCGACCAGGGAGGGAATCGCGGTGCAGGTGCCGGTGCCGTCGAAGCGCCAGCCGTGATAGCAGCACTCGACTTGGCGGCCGTCGAAGCGGCCGCAGGACAGCGGGATGCCGCGATGGGGGCAGATATCGCGCAGGGCAAAGGCCTGGCCGTCGTCGCCGCGGGCGAGCAGGACCGGCTCGCCCAGGATGGACTTGGCCAGCATCTTGCCCGGCTTCAACTGCCTGGACGGCAGGGCCAGATACCAGAGGTCGCGCAGCCATTCCGGCGCGTCGATGCCACGCGCCGGGCGCAGTTCGCCGGGGGCATTGTTCGGGGCATTGGCGGTGGAGGCTATCTGCAAGTCGTTCATCTTCTGCTTGTTAGCAAATTTCCACGCCGATTGCGCCGGTCTGATGATGCGTCAGTTTGTGTTTCGGTCACGGGCCGGGCGGCGGCAGTGTCTTCAAGGGATTGGCCAGCCGCACGCCAAGGGGGGCAAAGTGCCGCTCGTTGGCCGTGAGGACGGTGAAGCCGCGCACGGCGGCGGTGGCCGCGATCGCGATGTCCTCGAAGCCGGGATCATGCGCCCGCGCCCGGTCGATGACGGCGCCCGCCTCTCGCGCTTCCTCGATCCCGAACGGCAGGATGCGCCCGGCATAGAAGTGCTCGACGGCGGAAAGCCAATGGCGCAGGTGCCTTGCCTTGGCCGTGGCGCCGATTCGCGCGGCACGGGCAATGCCGGCCTCGATCTCGGCGACGGTCACGGTCGAGATGAAGAGCTGCGCCGAATGTGCCTGGACCCAGGCGGCGAAGGCATCCGCGCCGACCGCGCGCTTGGCCGCCGCGTCGGCCGACACGATGTTGGTGTCGAGCAGATACAAGGTCAGCGGCCGGCGCCGGGAAGGGCGCGGGCAGGCTTGCGGGCCCGCTCGGGGATGTCGCCCGGCTCTCCCGGGAAAGCGAGCAGCAGGTCGGCGAAGCTGGGCACCGCCGAGATCCGCTGCCATTCCTCGAAAGAGATAAGCACGGCTTCCTTCCGGCCGTGGCGGGTGATGACGGTCGGCTCGCCCGCGACGGCCCGGTCGACCACGGCCGACAGCGTCGCCTTCGCGTCCTTCAGGGGGAGATCTTTCATCGGCGGTTTCCAAATATGACTATCGGTAGTCATATCGCCGATGGGTGAGGCCAGTCAACCGGCGCTGCGGGATTGGTGTATGATCGGGCCGCCTTCCAGTAGTTCGGTATCGAGCCCTCTGAATTGCTGGCGCTGGCGCGCAAGCGGATGAAAGAGATCGAGAATGGCTGAGAACAAGCACAAAGGCTCGTCGCTCGATAGCTTTCTCGAGGAGGAAGGGGTTCTGGGCGAATTCCAGGCGCAGGCCATCAAGGAAGTGATCGCCTGGCAACTGGCGGAGGCCATGCGGGAGCGCAAGATCAGCAAGCGCAAGCTTGCCGAACTGATGCACACCAGCCGTACCCAGGTCGACCGGGTGCTCGACCCCAAGGAAGGCAATGTCACGATCGAGACGTTGCAGCGGGC is a window of Oleomonas cavernae DNA encoding:
- a CDS encoding aromatic ring-hydroxylating oxygenase subunit alpha is translated as MNDLQIASTANAPNNAPGELRPARGIDAPEWLRDLWYLALPSRQLKPGKMLAKSILGEPVLLARGDDGQAFALRDICPHRGIPLSCGRFDGRQVECCYHGWRFDGTGTCTAIPSLVADQAIKVDRIKVRRYPIAEQHGLVWIFIGEAAQAATTPVPSVPGFAADSRPSHIERMHFPCPLDDAVVGLMDPAHGPFVHRSWWWRTKASMHEKAKRFAPSDLGFTMVRHAPSKNSFAYKLLGGAPATEIAFRLPAVRTEEITAGRHRFAGLTAITPLGKDKGCEVTQVMYWTMPWITLLRPVLRHFARTFLAQDKAIVEMQQAGLAHGPSLMLLDDGDTQAKWYYLLKKEFARARAEGRAFQNPVKEKTLRWKS
- a CDS encoding type II toxin-antitoxin system VapC family toxin, with product MYLLDTNIVSADAAAKRAVGADAFAAWVQAHSAQLFISTVTVAEIEAGIARAARIGATAKARHLRHWLSAVEHFYAGRILPFGIEEAREAGAVIDRARAHDPGFEDIAIAATAAVRGFTVLTANERHFAPLGVRLANPLKTLPPPGP
- a CDS encoding type II toxin-antitoxin system Phd/YefM family antitoxin; amino-acid sequence: MKDLPLKDAKATLSAVVDRAVAGEPTVITRHGRKEAVLISFEEWQRISAVPSFADLLLAFPGEPGDIPERARKPARALPGAGR
- a CDS encoding helix-turn-helix domain-containing protein; translated protein: MAENKHKGSSLDSFLEEEGVLGEFQAQAIKEVIAWQLAEAMRERKISKRKLAELMHTSRTQVDRVLDPKEGNVTIETLQRAAAIIGRRVQLELV